In Bombus terrestris unplaced genomic scaffold, iyBomTerr1.2, whole genome shotgun sequence, the genomic stretch gatccgacacgttcccaaatttgaaataagtcgcctccatatcgaatgactaacacagacgggattggttttgggttaggctatagttttcgagcgagcgcagcgagcgagatacgcgtaaaggtgtgtcaaaatccaacggtttggcacatacggacattgaaacatgcgcaccagcccgaggagccggaagtctttatcctattgcctactgacaaatgtttacagtttatgaatagtttcacataaatagtactacttctacatactacaatgcaatgtgatgtccgaaatggctgacaaaattaggtaataacgcgaaatatatgcaaggcaatataaggtatatgtatagcttggaaattgtgaccgttgctcgctcgctccgctcgctcgcaaaaatctagtccaaccacacaaccgatccgacacgttcgcaaattcgaaatatctcgcgaccatatcgaataatgaacgcaagatggattggtttttggttaggctatagttttcgagcgagcgcagcgagcgagagacgcgtaatggtgtgtcacaaacgaacggtttggcacatacggacattgaaacattcgcaccagcccgaggagccggaactctttatccaatggcctactgacaaatgtttacagtttatgaatagtttcacataaatagtactatttccacatagtacagtgcaatgtgatgtccgaaatggctgaccaaattaggtaataacacgaaatgtatgcaaggcaatataaggtatatgtataccttgcaaattgtgatcgttgctcactcgctccgctcgctcgtaaaaatttattcctacctcacatacgatccgacacgttcccaaatatatatatatatatatatatatatatatatatataaaaagtaaaaaactaatagaataaatatctataatcaaataataaatttttatataaaatattttatttctaataaatttaaatattaatttcaataaataaattaaatttaatttatttaacttctatttcaagtttattttctattttaatagcCTCTTCTAGAATTTATATTCAATGATTATCAATAGAATTTTCTACTATTATTTTAgttagaataattaatattaaatcaataaataaaattgttaggatcttatattttataatttcctcAATTTCAagtttaataacaattataattatctCCTTTAACTTTAcccaattaattattttaaaaaaccctgatattaatttaatattaataatttctatatttataaaaattggaatatttccattttgtttctgaataatttttatttataataaatcttcatgaagacaaattttcattatttcaacatttataaaatttattcctatttattttttctcttctatTATTTATCTTTCACCAATTATAAtcactttattatttttaagtaatttatttatttcattatatacaaatttaaatttttcgatcaaaaaattatttggatgttcatcaatttttaattctttattatttattttaacaatttatagaaataaaaatttatttttactatttataattatttattttacttcattccttaatttaattttaatattaaaattttataatattgaaaatttaaatttcaataatatctcattaaattcatattatatattaattttaatactattCATATATTCTTCATTtccattatttataacatttatattaaaatgagaatttatttatactttaaatataaattatagaaataatttaatttttcttttcttattatcaagaatatttatactttgaaattattttattttatttaaatttataattttaaaatttaaatttaataaattatataaaattaactttattaatttaaaaaaaatttctataattgtaTTAACAacttattcatttatatttatattattcaatttaatttaatataaattttattttaatctttaaatttgcaatttaaaattttttttaaactatattaaatatatatatatatatatatatatatatatatatatatatatatatataattataataaatttaaatacaaattagtattagaaaaattttaattttcattaataaatttacaatttatttctttttcagacataatacttatgtttaaaattttaaagattttaagttaatttaaaaactattaatcttcaaaattaaaaatataaaataataatttataaatcttaattaaaaaatgattaatatcaactaatcataaaaatattggaatattatactttatttttgcTATATGATCAGGAATAATTGGTTCATCTATAAGATTATTAATTCGAATAGAATTAAGACATCCAGGTATATGAATTAATAatgatcaaatttataattctttagtaACAAGacatgcatttttaataattttttttatagtaatacCTTTTATAATTGGTGGATTTGGAAATTATCTAATTCCATTAATATTAGGATCCCCAGATATAGCTTTTCCTCGAATAAATAACATTAGATTTTGACTTCTACCTCCATCATTATTCatgttattattaagaaatatatttacacctAATGTAGGTACAGGATGAACTGTTTATCCTCCTttatcttcttatttatttcattcatcaCCTTCAGTTGATATCGCAATTTTTTCTTTACATATATCAGGAATCTCTTCAATTATtggatcattaaattttatcgttactattttattaataaaaaatttttcattaaattatgatcaaattaatttattttcatgatgAGTATGTATTacagtaattttattaattctatctTTACCAGTATTAGCCGGTgcaattactatattattatttgatcgAAATTTTAATACTTCATTTTTTGATCCTATAGGAGGAGGAGATCCAATCCTTTATCaacatttattttgattttttggCCACCCAgaagtatatattctaattttacCAGGATTTGGATTAATCtctcaaattattataaatgaaagaggtaaaaaagaaacctttggaaatttaagaataatttatgCTATATTAGGAATTGGATTTTTAGGTTTTATTGTTTGGGCTCATCATATATTTACTGTAGGATTAGACGTTGATACACGAGCATATTTTACATCAGCTACAATAATTATTGCCGTACCTACAGGAATTAAAGTTTTTAGATGATTAGCAACATATCAtggttcaaaaataaatttcaatattacaattatttgatcaattggatttattttaatatttacaattggAGGATTAACTGGTGTAATACTTTCTAATTCatcaattgatattattttacatgataCATACTATGTAGTAGGTCATTTTCACTATGTTTTATCAATAGGAGCAGTTTTCGCTattatttcaagaattattcATTGATTCCCAATAATTACaggtttaataataaatcaaaaatgattaaaaattcaatttattataatatttattggtgTAAATATAACATTCTTTCCTCAACATTTCTTAGGATTAATATCTATACCTCGACGATACTCAGATTATCCAGATTCATATTATTGTTGAAACTTAATCTCTTCAATTGgagcaataatttcaataaatagaatattatttttaatttttattatttttgaaagattaatttctaaacgattaattttatttaaatttcatcaatCATCACTTGAATGGTTAAATAATTACCCTCCTTTTGATCACTCATTAATTGAAATTCcattaatttcaaaaaataaaattaaaaatattttcaataaataaattacctttttaatataaattttacatttaatataatattaatattgcaaattaatgctttgaatttaaaattcagctataaagattatttttcttttattaatataaatatttaatataatattaatatggcAGATTAGTGctttgaatttaaaattcaaataaattttattaattattaaaaatttctacatgaaacatatttttatttcaagattcaaattctttttattctgataatcttatttcatttcataatttaacaataataataataataattattattactttaactatatttttcattatagatttttcaataaataattttttaaatttaaatcttttaaaaaatcatactattgaaattatttgaactttaactcctataattattttaataattatttgtttcccatctttaaaaattttatattatattgatgaaattataaatccttatttttcaatCAAATCTATTGGTCATCAATGATATTGATCTTATGAATATccagaatttaataattatgaatttgattcatatatattaaattatgaatcaataaatcaatttcgacttttagaaactgataatcgattaattattccatttaaaatttcaatacgtaTAATTGTATCTTCTTCAGATGTAATTCACTCATGAACAATTCCTTCATTAGGAATTAAAGTTGATGCAATTCCTGGAcgaattaatcaattaaatttattttgtatccGTCCAGGAATTTATTTTGGCCAATGTTCTGAAATTTGTGGGATAAATcatagttttataccaattatattagaaagaacctcttatgaaatatttttaaattgaattaaaaaaaaaaataatatgaaaaattagttaaattaaataacattagattgtcattctaaaattaataactcaaatcattatttttctatcattagatgtctgaaattaagaattgatcttttaaatcaataatagtaattaaaatttacttctaatgaattccacaaataatacctattaactgatttataatttttttattatgtataatttgtttaatttcaattataattttattgaattctttattactaaattttaaaattaaaaatttaaaaaaaaaattatttataaaaaatgaaaatgattatgataaatttatttgaaacttttgatccatcaattaataattattttcaattaaactgAATCTTTATATTTACTCCAATCATTATTTTTCCTAATATATATTGATTAATTCCTTcacgaattataataatttttaaattatttattaaatatttatttaatgaatataaaataattatatcaaataaatatattataaatattgttatattcttaagaattataatttatattatattattaaacttATTTAGATTAATTCCTTATATTTTTACATCAACAagacatttattatttaatttatcaatatctttatctttatgaatAAGATTTATAATTTACTCTATTATCAATTTCCCAATTAAAACTTTAAGACATTTAGTTCCATTAAATTcaccaaaatttttaataaattttatagtaattattgaattaattagATTAATTATTCGACCTTGAACTTTATTAATTCGTTTATCAGCTAATTTAATCTCAGgtcatttaattttaattttattaagaaattttataataaattttctattattatcaccaattacattaataattcaaaatatactattaactttagaaatttctatagcTTTAATTCAAGCTtatgtattttcaattttattaacattatatttttcagaatctaattaaatgaaaaaaaattttccatTTCACATAGTTACCATTAGTCCTTGACCAATTATTTcatcaataaatttattaaatttaatattaagaactattttatgaatttatttaaataatttaatattaataattattaatttaattatattaattttagtatCTCTTATATGATTTCGAGATATTATTCGAGAAAGAACATTTCAAGGTATACATTCATTATCagttatttcaataataaaattcagaataattatattcattatctccgaattatttttttttatttcatttttttgaaCTTTTTTCCACAATTCAATTTCTCCttcaattgaaattaatttttcttggcCTCCTTCAATAATCAAATTCTTTAATCCATTTGAAATTCCTTTATTAAActctattattttaattacatcaGGTTTCACTGTTACATTAAgacattataatttattaaataataaatataaatcaagaataacaaatttattatctACAATTATATtaggattttattttaatataatacaaatctttgaatattataattcatttttctGTATTAATGATAGAATTTTTGGAtcaatcttttatttatcaaCCGGATTCCATGGAATTCATGTTCTTATTGGTACATTAATACttctatattcttttattcgaatatataaaaatcatttctcTTCAATTCAtcatattaattttgaattttcaatttgataTTGACATTTTGTAGAtgtaatttgattatttatttatatattttattatattttaataaattaaattttttattttagtatttatttataatttaaataaatatatagtataattattacaattaatttccaattaaaaaatttaagataacttaatatatttaattaatattataatcttctatataataactttaattattatttttgttattttatttttaaacaaatttttatctataattaaaaaaataaattttgaaaaaaccTTCCATATGAATGTGGATTTAATCCTATTACAAAAACAAATTTACctttttctcttccattttatttaatttcattaacatttataatctttgatattgaaattattttattaataccattaatttcatttattaaaactttaaattacatatatatatatattataataatttttttctttattatattaatttactcATTAATTATAGaatgattttgtaattatttaaattgaatatattaaatatttatttattaatttaatttaattaaatattatataaggattttttacaaaatctatatttaagtcgaaattaaaagtaaaatattttacttcttatatatatatatatatatatagttttaaaTTAAAGCCAAAAAGAGGcattttattgttaataaaatcattgaatttaaatattctaatttatatttataaaatttatatagttttatataaaacattatattttcaatataaaattattaataataaataattaattataaatagaaataaatttataaagctTCTAACTTTAATTTAGGtattaaattatcattatttctatatatatatatatatatatatatatatatatatatatatatatttatttatttatttatttatctatttaaaaattaatcaatttccttaatattttcaatattatgcTCTAAATATAAGCTATTTAAACTCTTAATTATATTctctaaaatttttaaaatttatttatctatgtaattaatatatatatatatatatatatatatatatatatatattaattatataataaaattaatattaataaataaatatacattaataatatataaaaaatttttaatctataatttatttcaaataaataacaaaaaaaatctataatttttcctgtaaatttttcaattacccctttctcaaaataaatttcataaaaaaccaatcaatatattaaataatttaatataaacttataaaaaaaatctattataaaaaaacttttaattaataaaataactttacttaaaaaatttgtattaaatattaataatgaaaatataaatcctaaaaacattattttaaatacaaaatatttaaaaatataaaataaatttaccctaatatgaaaaaaaaacaaaattaaatacaaattttctaataaataatataattaataaaattaatattatataatttattataatattatcttcatctaaataaattaaatttattataaaactatttattattaaaataaatattagacgAAAAGAATAAGATACAGTAAAAATTGttccaataattaaatttaataatctaaaaatccttattttatttaaaaaataatactcaACAATTAAATCTTTTGAATAAAATCCAACTAAAAATGGAAATCcacataatattattaatgaaaatattattaataacccTTTTAttggatataaataatatattccagaataaaatcgaaaattttgaattcctcttatataatgaattaaactacctacacatataaatattatagatttaaaaaaagcatgaataaataaatgtaaaaatgttaaatttactATTCCTAATGAAtaaattcttattataaatcCTAATTGACTTAATGTTGATAAAGCAATAATCTTTTTAAAATCTATTTCAAAATTTGCTATTACACCTgatataaatattgttattcttgaaattactaaaatatattccttatattttaaatcaattaatatttcataattaattaataaataaattccagcAGTTACTAATGTAGAAGAATgaactaaagaagaaacaggtgTTGGAGCCATTATCGCAGcaggtaatcaaattataaatattaattgtgcactttttctaaatactataattaaaaatattatcaaaattaataaatttatattatataaaattaaatttcatctaccaaaaattattataaaagaaataattattaataatcttgaatCTCCTAACCGATTTAAAATTACAGTTAATATTCctgaattaaaagctaaattcttttgataataaataattaaacaataagaaattaatcctaATCCATCTCATCCtaataataaagttaatatattaggtcttaaaattaaaaaaattattgataataaaaacaatattattaaataataaaaacgtttaattaaatatttattatttaaatctatataacTTACcctatacaataaaattattgaacaaattaatataactaaaaatataaatattaataatttaaatctaattactacaattaaatttatttttattgaatctaaattataaattattcattcataaataaataatttattgataaataagatataaagcccaaaaaatataaaaattaaacttattataatcaatataattccaaaaacaactatttttaaaatgatttaaaatacttactttatatttatatatcattgaaaccacaattcaatattttttattaaactatttaaataaaaaaataatttaaaaataaataaatttaaaggtaataaatgtaaaattaaaactaaataattcaataaacttctatttattaaattaaaattaaaatcataaatttttccaaattgaataaaactatataaataaattgaatatataaatctaaataaacaa encodes the following:
- the LOC125386976 gene encoding NADH-ubiquinone oxidoreductase chain 5-like — protein: MAPTPVSSLVHSSTLVTAGIYLLINYEILIDLKYKEYILVISRITIFISGVIANFEIDFKKIIALSTLSQLGFIIRIYSLGIVNLTFLHLFIHAFFKSIIFICVGSLIHYIRGIQNFRFYSGIYYLYPIKGLLIIFSLIILCGFPFLVGFYSKDLIVEYYFLNKIRIFRLLNLIIGTIFTVSYSFRLIFILIINSFIINLIYLDEDNIIINYIIL